In Dioscorea cayenensis subsp. rotundata cultivar TDr96_F1 unplaced genomic scaffold, TDr96_F1_v2_PseudoChromosome.rev07_lg8_w22 25.fasta BLBR01001620.1, whole genome shotgun sequence, the genomic window GCGCCGATAACGAGCAGTGGAGCGAGAGGGATTGGAGTGGAGGACGAGCAATGGCGAGACGAGGCCGAGGTTTAGCACCGCCATTGGAGGAGCTTCGCGACTGCTCTCGCGGTctcgcttcttcttcttctctacatCATCAGCCCCACCTCATCCACAACTAagtttactaaaaaaataaatattattaataataaggggttttatgcatatatatatatatacacattattAGCATATATGTCCtgtaaagtatttaattatacatGGATTTGTTTTTTACCTATACACCCTTGCAAATTCGCTTAAttgtgtagatttttttttaataaaaccaaatatcaTGTGGACCTTTTAAGTTCGATttctcttcatatatatatatatatatatatatatacatatataaaccatgtatatcatcaaaatatattataaattatatagatattattttttttcataataagaaaatttaaattttatttgaatttttaaatttctcctaacgatattattttttattttttaagtcatttatttatgtaaaaagtattaatttaataactattataaattttggagaatttttatttttttagtatgtaataatatattttaatagtgtATATGACGTAGAAggacatatatgaaaataaataaaattttaaaaatgatatattgtatttattgttgttaaatatacacataattagatgaatttttaaaaatacacaaacaaaaacaaactcttAAAATAAATACTCAAGAATCTTTTTTCGATGGGTAAAATGGCAATAAGCTCTTGAATATCATCTTGCATTCTATAAAATCCTTAAAAAAGTTATTTGTTAATCACCTCTCCTCCGACCAACACCGTTCCCTCTCCTCCGGCCACTTCTTCTTTGGTGAGAGAAGACGTTTCCTTCGCTGATGTTACTCGCTCTCCTCCGCCTGTCGAACCTTCACAGCCTTCCGATCCTGTTTGGCAAACAATCTCTAAACGTCGTCGACTCTCGGAATCTAAACTAGTTTGCAAAAAATGCCTGAGATCTGGTCACTCCTCCGTGGAATGCAGGCATCAGCTTACTTGTCGGCGTTGCGCCGGACCAGGTCACGTCGCCGCCCACTGTCCCCGTCGATCGCCTCATGGTGTCGAAGGTGTTATTCCCCGACAAAGATCTAAGAAATCTCTGCCCGACGCTAGGCCGCTCCTTCATATAGCTCCTTCTTTGACTACTACTATTGCCTCACCGGACCTTCCTCTCATTCGTGTCTCTCTTCCAATCACTGAAGAGATTAACAAATCCAAGGAAGATCTTAGAAAAATGATCATCATTAGGATTGCTTCAGGAAATGTGACTGTCAATTCGCTAAAGACTCATTTGCCTGAGATCTTAAATTCGGGATCATTTATCAACATCACTCcgtatgatgatgattttattcTCTCCATGAACTCTTCTAGATCAGCCTCGCTAGCAGTCAAACTAAGTCCGATTACTTTCTCTTCGAAGCATGGTCTTTGCACGATCAATCTCTCACCATGGACACCTGAGTTTAAATCACACTCACTCGCCGCCGGCAACTACCAATGGATTAGGCTTTCAAATTTGCCATTGCATTGCTGGAACTGGGACTCCATTGTCTCTATCCTTCGACCTTTCGGTGATCTAATTTATGTGCAGAAGTGGGAAGATGTCTCGCTGAAATTTATCCGAGTTATGGCAAGATTAAAGAAGCCCATTGCTTTCCCTTTGCAGCTGGTTGTTGATGTTGGAATGAGAAGTTTCTTCGTTTTACTAGAGGACTCCGGCATCCCTACACTAAGGTCCAAGATTTCTAATGGTGGTTCTAAGCTCTTTAAACCAGAAATTTCGGCGGTGAACAAGGTACCCTCTGCTTTCCCTGGGAAAAAGGTTGTTGATGCTGTCGACCCCGTCCCCTCACAGCTCCCTGGCAGCTCTTCTTATTTTTCCAGCAGATCTAAAGGTAAAGCCCCGGCTTTTTGTTCCTCCGGAATCGAGAAATTCCGGCAAACACGCCGAGCTTGGCTCCGTGTTAGACCATTCGATGAACTCTGTCCCTACCGAGGAGGTAGGGATTCCCGACGACCGGCGGGTTAGCTCCGGTGACAGGCGAGAGAATTTCAAACTCTCAGCCGATGGTGCAAGTTCCGAGAGTGGGAACACACTGTGCTTGAATAAGCTGGACATGCCATCTTCTCGTGCAATGGCCGTTGCTTTGCCTCGAGATTGTAACTCACACATGCATGTTGTCTCCATGCTAACGTCGGTTCCTTTGCCTCGTGATATGGTTGCATCACTTGATGCTGATCCCGGAACATCGTCTAGGGTGATATCCACTCCTCAGATGCATAGAGATGTGGAGGAGATGATTTTAGAGATTCCACCTCTCATCCTCACTTCCTCTCCACCTCGTGATTTGCGCAACAAGTTCTTTTTGGCCTCTAATTCTACTCTTAAGCCACTGCATGAGGACCCACTTCCTAAAAATCAGGTTGATGGCGACCTGCCTCGTGTTGACCAACCTCTTGATGATCATCAAGCGGATGACCAGCATTGTGATGGCATATGTCCCTCTGACCCTACACCTTGTGATTCACCTGTCACTCATCACAAAGCTAGGGACTTGATCTCGGTCCCTATAATTCCGAATGTTGATCTTTCTCGAGATAAATTTCCCTCCTCCACTATTTCTATCACTCAGGAAAACGTTTCTCCTCAGCTTCCAATCCCGGCTCCAGAAGATTTTAATACCATCCCCAGTGATGATAATTTACTAAAACCAAATATTTCTCCCACCTACTCTTCGCAAATCATTGCTTCTGCAAAATATGGGACCTTACCTGATCACTTGAAATTCCTTCCACCAGCTATCCCAATACCTGAGGGATACACCTGGGTTGTTATTCATGGAGGATGGACCCTAATTCCTAAGGTCAACTCTGATAAGTTTGTTACACCTGATCAACCTCCCATCACCCCCACTGTATCTGATCCTCTTGACGAGGAACTTGTGGATtgggatgatgatgaggatgaccAAGAATTTTTGGCAGATGACTTCGCCGATGTAAATGATATTTCGGAGGAGTGTGATGACTTCGCAGACCCGGCTATCATAGCATCAGTAGTCCAGCATTCTGAGGTTGGTACTATGTTGTCAGATTTTCCAATTATTTCTTCCAACCCTCATGGATCATCTAATTTAGACTCCTGCATTTCTTCCAATACCCAGGTCCGTCGTAGTGACAGGAACAAAAAGCCTTCTACTAGATGGAATGAAGAAGCAGGTTTTATACAACATCCGCCAAGATCCTCTAAGAAAAAGATTCCTGAAGATCCCAGGGAAGGTACCATTCCTCAAGTGCATTCCTCTTTAAATTCTTGGTCTGATgctcaatttcaaaattatagcATTGCATGTGGGGTGAAATTCCTAGGCTCACCTCAACATAAATCCAAATGTTTCACAATCATGAAAAATTTAGAACTGGAAAGATCTTCCTCTTCGGTTGGCCCTGAGGGGACCACCACTAAGGCACCCAACTCCTCATTATGAAAATCATttcttggaatgttagggggTTAGGTCGGCCCTCCAAACGCCACCTAGTTAAAAACTTTCTTTCTTCTGTAAAAGCTGATATTGTCTGCTTACAAGAATCTAAGCTTCAAGTCCTCCATCGATCACTATGGAATTCAATTGGTGGAAGATTCCTCGACTCCTTTGAATTTATTCCTGCCTTGGGCTCGGCAGGAGGCATCATCATGTCCTGGGATAGTTCCAAAGTGTCTGGAACACTTATCCACTTGGGGACCTTTTCCATAACCCTAAATTTCACTAATAAAGTTGATAACCTATCTTGGACCTGATAACCTGCTTATGGTCCCTAATTCCAGGACCATTCGTTCTGATTTTTGGAATGAACTTCGCCATGTCCATGATTCATGCTCTTCCACTTGGGTCCTGTGTGGTGATTTTAACACAGTGTTTTcactaaatgataaaaatagagGTTTCCCTAATGCAAGCGATCTTGCATCGGCCCAAAACTTCCTCAATGAGCTTAACCTTGCGGACCCCCCTCTTCTTGGACGAAGCTTTACCTGGACAAATGGACAAAGTGATCCCATTTGGACGCGCTTAGACCGCTTTCTCCTCTCACATGACTGGTTTTCTTCCAACCCAAGTACCATTCAATCCGCCCTTCCCAGATATGGTTCAGATCATGCTCCCATATGTCTTGATTTTGGCTCCCACACACCGAGACCTCGCATTTTTCGTTTTGAAAAAACCTGGTACACCAATGACCAATTAAGTTCCTTCATTCATGATTGGTGGTGTGAACCTAACCTTGAGGGCTGTGGCGCCTTTATCATCTCAAAAAAACTCATTCATCTTAAATCTCGCCTCAAGGTTTGGGCCTCTGAAAATTTTGGTTCCATCTCTGTCCACAAAAATGCTCTGCTCTTAGAAATTAACTCTCTAGATTCCACAAGTGAGAGCAGAACACTGACTAATTCCGAAACTCTTCGAATTACCCAGTTGCGTCAGGATTTCTCTACCATCCTCAGAAATGAGGAAATCTATTGGCGACAACGATCCAGAATAACTTGGCTCAAAGATGGCGATTCTAATACCAAATTCTTTCATACTGTTGCTAATGGAAGACGTAATAAGAATTTCATCCTTAGAATTCGCATAAATGATTCTTGGGTCGTTGGAAACCAGAATCTTGGTATTCACTTTTCGAATCATTTTGGTCTCCTGTTTGGAACTGCTAGATCCTCCCGTTTCATTATGGACTGGCAACACTTGTTCAACTTTAGAGATACAGTTGATCTCTCCACTTTGGACTTACCATTTTCCATGATCGAACTCAAACAGGCGGTTTTTGACCTGAACGCTGACAAAGCCCCAGGTCCTGATGGTTTCcccatctttttctttcaaaagcacTGGGATCTAGTTAATGACTCCTTGTTTTCCCTTTGTAATGACTTCTTTGATGGGAGGGCTAACCTAGAGCGTATCAATTGGATTCATATCGCTCTAGTTGCTAAAATCAATTCTCCTGCAATCCTCTCTGATTATCGCCCCATCAGCCTCATCAATTCTCCCTGTAAAATCTTATCCAAAATCCTTGCTAATAGGCTGAGTTCTGTGATAAGTTCACTGGTTGATGACTCGCAATCGGCATTTATTAAAGGGAGATGTATTGCAGACAACATTGTCGCTGCCCAGGAACTTATTTTCCATCTTCAAAAGCGCAAGGTGCTTGGTTATGCTTTTAAAGTTGACTTTGCCAAAGCTTTTGACTCCCTTGATTGGAATTTCCTCTTTGACATTCTTGCGGCCCGCGGATTTAGTCCCCGCTGGATTTCCTGGATCTCTACCATCCTTCACACTTCCAAAGCTCGCGTGA contains:
- the LOC120256756 gene encoding uncharacterized protein LOC120256756, giving the protein MAVALPRDCNSHMHVVSMLTSVPLPRDMVASLDADPGTSSRVISTPQMHRDVEEMILEIPPLILTSSPPRDLRNKFFLASNSTLKPLHEDPLPKNQVDGDLPRVDQPLDDHQADDQHCDGICPSDPTPCDSPVTHHKARDLISVPIIPNVDLSRDKFPSSTISITQENVSPQLPIPAPEDFNTIPSDDNLLKPNISPTYSSQIIASAKYGTLPDHLKFLPPAIPIPEGYTWVVIHGGWTLIPKVNSDKFVTPDQPPITPTVSDPLDEELVDWDDDEDDQEFLADDFADVNDISEECDDFADPAIIASVVQHSEVRRSDRNKKPSTRWNEEAGFIQHPPRSSKKKIPEDPREGTIPQVHSSLNSWSDAQFQNYSIACGVKFLGSPQHKSKCFTIMKNLELERSSSSVGPEGTTTKAPNSSL